The proteins below are encoded in one region of Gopherus flavomarginatus isolate rGopFla2 chromosome 12, rGopFla2.mat.asm, whole genome shotgun sequence:
- the LOC127032600 gene encoding olfactory receptor 12D1-like — translation MENQTEVSEFIFLGLTNVRSLQCYLFTLFLLLYMASILGNGATVAVILAEPRLHTPMYFFLGNLSSLDIFYSTVTVPKMLAGFLSGHQTISFTSCLSQLHFFHFLGSSEAMLLAVMAYDRYVAICNPLRYTQVMSPQACLLLAGVTWATGFMHALMHTVMTSRLHFCGPNHILHFFCDIKPLLSLACSSTRLNLSLLQNVTGIIGVSLFIITLLSYLYIITFLFLKVQSWESRRKAFSTCTSHLTVIALYYGTAIFAYLRPSSGSSKGKEMIITLLYSVITPALNPLIYTLRNSEVKYATRKFITRKLFLERN, via the coding sequence atggagaaccagacagaggtgaGCGAGTTCATTTTCCTGGGCCTCACCAATGTGAGGAGTCTTCAGTGTTATCTCTTTaccctcttcctgctgctctACATGGCCAGCATTTTGGGAAATGGAGCCACTGTGGCTGTGATATTGGCCGAGCCCCggcttcacacccccatgtacttcttcctgggaaaTCTCTCCAGCCTAGACATCTTCTACTCCACAGTCACTGTGCCCAAGATGTTGGCCGGCTTCCTCTCAGGGCACCAGACCATCTCCTTCACCAGCTGCCTGTCACAGCTCCATTTCTTCCATTTCCTGGGCAGCAGCGAGGCCATGCTGCTGGCTGTCATGGCCTATGACCGTTACGTGGCCATCTGCAATCCACTGCGCTACACACAAGTCATGAGCCCACAGGCctgcctgctgctggcaggagtcACCTGGGCCACTGGCTTCATGCATGCCCTGATGCACACGGTCATGACCTCTCGGTTGCACTTCTGTGGCCCCAACCATATCCTccacttcttctgtgacatcAAGCCCCTGCTGAGCCTGGCCTGCAGCAGCACCCGCCTCAACCTGAGCCTCCTCCAAAACGTCACTGGGATTATCGGTGTGAGTCTATTCATCATCACGCTCCTCTCCTATCTCTACATCATCACCTTCCTCTTCCTGAAGGTCCAATCATGGGAAAGCAGGAGGAAGGCCTTCTCCACTTGCACCTCGCACCTCACCGTGATAGCACTGTACTATGGGACAGCGATCTTTGCCTACTTGCGTCCTTCCTCAGGAAGCTCCAAGGGCAAAGAGATGATCATCACCCTACTGTATAGTGTCATCACCCCAGCTCTGAATCCCCTCATATACACCCTGCGGAACAGTGAGGTGAAATACGCCACCAGGAAATTCATCACTAGAAAACTCTTCCTTGAAAGGAACTAA